In Synchiropus splendidus isolate RoL2022-P1 chromosome 11, RoL_Sspl_1.0, whole genome shotgun sequence, the DNA window TATGGTCATATTTGCACTGTTGAATTAAAGTGTAATTGTATGGGAAAGTTTATTATATACAGGTGGATCATATAAAAAATCTATCAAAACCTATTGGACCCGGTGTGATTGGAttcaggagagagggagaaggcTACACACGACACGGTCATTCACATGTCAGGCCGCGGTATTGACGCTAGGTGGTGGCAGAGCGCTCACACACGCGAGTGACACCACGGTCACCCGAGACGAGCACATGGACGTGTGAGCGCTCGCAAATGATCCAATTGATGGTCACTCTGGCTGCAGTCGCTCTCTTCTCTATGTTGACTAGCGCTCACCAGTTCTGTATATCACAAAAATATCACCGTTTTATCCAGTGGGACAGAGAACTGCGCGCACACGAGGATGAAGACGGGGATGAAGGTGTGGAAGACCACCCTCTCTTTCAGATGCTAACGAAGTAGACATATGGGGAGGAGGTGTCTCTCCCTCCGCTGCCTCCTAAAGATTCAGATTGTATGACAAATCACGTCCTGCGCCCCCCACACCCCGCCCCCGCCCTCCGCCCGCGCCATCCTGCGACCCCACTTGTCCCGCCCCCCGCCTCTTGCGCCCCCACCAGACAACAGCTTCATTAGACTGAAAGAAGTTTTCTCAGCTTTTGTTGAGTCAAGACTCTCGGCTGCTCCTCAACTCCTCTTTGTCACCGAGAACTCCGTTATTGCTCTCAACAAGACCCCCACCGCACCCCCCGCCctacacacaaactcacacacatagaTGCACAGGAGTTGTTCTTAGTTTTTCTGTCATCGTTGGTGTGAAATAAACAGACGAGCAACAGGTTTGCGCCCCATAAATGTCCTGTAACAAAGAACTGCCTGTTCATGACATTGACTTCAAATAACTGTTCAAGCTTTCGGTGAAACATGGTTGTGGAATAACACTCGAAAACAAGTCAGCAGAAAACAGGACCTAGTGATGGGGCATTACGTAGTAAAGAATATGTGAAAGCACAGGAAAACCTCACCACGCCCTGCAGTCAGCCATGCACCTGCATATTCTAGAACGGTTTTCTGCTGCTCAACATCAGGACTCAAAGGAAAGACTGGAACCAGCGGGAGGCTGAGGACATTGAAGGAAGACCAGCCCAgacaataaaactttatttctactGTGTTTCAGGATGACAAAGGACCTCACTGAGAGAAGAGGACGCCAGCAACGACATGCAAAGATAAAAGTGTGCCTCCCAGTGGCCCCCTGCAGGATGGTGCAGGAACCGCTGAGAGACAGTCGCAGTAGCTGCCACACACGTGTCATCCCTAACCCTGCTACTGGAATTAAACCAGTTCATTGCATTCACTCTGGGACAGGAAAATAAAGAGCTTCACATtaaacatggaagagaatgatgGTGGCAGAACCTTACAGAGTGTAGCTTCTTCAGACACTGAGGTCCATGTTCAGTGCCTTCGCCAAAGCCAACCGTCTCTCAAGGTGCTGCTGTAACAACATTTCCCTGACATTGAGAAATAAACCACAGCCAGAGTGATTCTGGACTCCTTTACACACAGTCACCTCGATGAGTTTGTCGCAAGATATCAGTACATAGAAGTTGTGGACACCCATTCTTTTGTGTTCTAAATTCTACTTTGATGATGTgatgcttgttgttgttttaattttgCGCCTCAGTTTCAAACAGATTCTCTGTCATTTGTTGAATATGTTACCGACAATGTTGAGAGCTGACACATTTGTTGGTTGTTGTTGTACACGATaaaccaacaaaaaataattggtGTTGGAGGCTCGAAATgcaccttttgaaacacaaaaaaagaattattttccaagatttttcatgataatatttgagattgtgtcGAATTTTAAGGCTGTCCCAAAACCTAATTCCACAGTATGTGAAGTGTACGTCTGTTCTTCTCCGTGGTCTGTGGAACAACGCGTCCTGATTGGCTGACATATGTTGACCATTgctttcagacatttttttttttcatttaccaGGGGAAAATGTGCATCCATGAAGGTGTTTTAACCGCATTTTTACCACATCTGTCCTACCACTTTTGGGTTTGCTGAACCGTGCGTCCTGATTGGTTGACATGTACTGCGTTGTTCTCtctggcaaatgaataaaagtcTCTTCAGACGTGTGTAACTGTCCACTTTGGTGTGATATCCGATAGAAACAATAGCCCGCACATGTCTGCCGGTCGGTTCCTACACCGGTTCTCATTTAGTCCCAGGTGGCGCATCCGAGCGTCGCCGCGTTTCTGAGTGAAACAGCAGTTTCATCATGGTGATGTTGTCATGGTgccgagcgtgtgtgtgtgtgtgtgtgtatcgcACGTCTAagtctccttgtggggacaaattgtgtttttgatggcatcacacatgcttttattttcgGATGGTCCGCAGAGCATTTGTCTTCCCGTCCGCTTTAGATCCCACTGTTGTTCCGGAAGGTTTTAATCAGGCTGACCACCCCACTACCCCCTGAACTGGTGCATTATGGGAGAAGCAGCTTCCTTTTCACTTGTCGCTTGTGTTTACACAGAGTCATAATTTACCTCCACATTGTTTATCTTCCGTCCCATGTCGTCATGGAAACGACACGGGGTCCTGAAAGACTTGCTGCCACCACTGGACTCAGGGACCCCCAGACCCCTGCCTCCTCTTCTGGCCCGGTGAACTTGATTCGACTCCTGGTCATCACGGACACAGGTGTCTTTGGAGACACACcgagtgtgtctgtgttccATCAGGTGAGCTCCGTTGGGATCGTGATCGGAGGTCAGAGAAAGTTGTGCTTCAGTCACGTTTGTTCCGTACTGACACTGAGATCCAACCTCCTCCTCTCATTCTGAGCCGCTTCAGCTCCGGACCTTCCCCTCGACCAGCACGAGCCTGGATCtttgtgtgtgaaatgtgaTTAGAATCTCACCCAGGGACTGGGGTTCTGATCTGCAGACGTCACGTGTGAAAACCTTCCCCGTCTTTTCTTCTGTGGgattattttgttgttatttgaaAAAGACTGAAGTCTCTTTCAGAGGATTTGGGGTCCAGTCTCGGGGCCTCACCCGGACTTGTGCCGGCCCTGCAGCCAGCCGAGATGATTTGTGTTCAACTTGGTTCTGTTGTGCTCCTGCAGAGATCATTTGAATGAGAAAGAGGCCAATAGAGCGACTGAGGCAGAAAGAACGGAACACAAAAGAGCCGAGAGCTGAATCTGGACCCAGGACAAACCAGGAGGAGTGAAAGGAGCGCAGGGTGAACAGGCACAAAGGAACAATTCACCTTCTAATGGCTTTGATATATTATACATGCCTGAAGACCCCAAACATTGTgtaattatttataaatgacccccccccacacacacaactaGCACCCCTTTGCTAGCGAagaacccacacacacacatgcacacattaatgcgcacacacacacatggctgTTGGCGAAAGACTCGGCAGGCTCCTGCAGAGACGAAAACTTCTTGAATGGAATTATTAATGGGAAATCGTACGCTTGTCTCATAAGCAAGTCTTTAAAAAGCACTTAGGCTACAGCGCCTCTGCTGGTGCTGGGGAGGAACTGCAACACACATAGTCTTCAGCAACAGTTGAACACACTAGTGGCCCGTCAAAATTCTATCACAGGGAGCACAACTTTTTGAAACCTGGTCCTCAGTGAATAGAATGAAACTGAAGAGCAAAACTACTGACAGTGACTCAcacttaataataatactaataaggTTTTATATAGCACTTTTCTCAGGGACTCAAAGACCCTTTACAGTTTACAGTCAGTTTTCAAAAGCTGTTCTGGAAAGGTGGGTTTACCTCACTCACCTTGCTGGACTCATGTACGACCACTCTTTCATTTGCCAACAGCTGAGCAGCACACTTGACATCGAGGCTGGTCACAAACACAGGATTCATATTCAACGTTAATTTCCTCAAAGCGCAACTTGGGTCCGGTAGATCTGCTCACCAAACTCCAAAATCATATGTGTCTGGCCTCTCTCCATCATGTGACTCACCATTCCATGTTGCTCATCGTGTCTCCATCACAGCGCCCCACACAGGCCTGGCATGAGTACTACATTCTTTTCAATGGTTCctttggttctccttgttttttGAGTCTTCCCAAGCTCCTTCAACAATTGTCAACACATTTCTTCAACAATTCCTTTATAGTTTTTGAATACTTTAAAACGTACTCAACACTTAATTTGTAGTTTTAAAGGGTCACTGACATTTACATCAACAAAGGCATAAGcagaaagaaattaaaaaaaataaaaatctatataCGGCTGTTACTGGTAGAATACAATCAAACTGCACTGAAGCGGAGAAAGACGTGGCAATAGCAGCAAATAATAAGGCATTTGTCACTGTTTTTTGACGGAGAacagcaggttcatgtaaacaaaggacttgtttttatttgaaccaCAGCGACTGTTGTGAGAGGATGCAGGAAAACAGAGGGGCTTAGCTTCTCTCTGTAGTTTTGATAGTTTGGCATTATCCCGTTTGAGGCAATGGTTGAACGTCCCATGTTTCTTAAGAAGCTCTTCATCTTGCGGTGAGAACCGGCTTCCTCgctcactggcaccattagAACATCCGACTGTGAAGCAACACTCTGATACTTAAGCTGCAGAGGAACTTTTTTTTACCAGCGCTgacaggatccacctccagCGACGCCACAAAATGAATTTGCGTCACTTAGAACTAGACTTACACTGAGATACAACAGAACTTCACAGTAcaatatttcatcatttcattcttCATGTTCGTACGATGTTCCAGAGGCGTATTGGTGACACTTGAACTCTCGTTCCCAACTTCCAGGACTCTGACTCGCGAGCGCAGTGCCACACAACTCTGCTCCAACACTTTCTGCTGGTACACCTCCATTACTGCCCCCACTCTTtacttctttgtctttcaactCCTTCTCTACACTTACATGATGTCGCGGTGTGGTGCTTTGGAGTCACGTGACGAAAAAGAAACTTGGAcggtgcgcgtgtgtgtttgggggGGGCGAATGTTTTTGGTCGTaaagtgaggaagaagaggctCGCGGGGTTGCTCGCGTGTCGGACCGCCACCGTGATTGGTGGCCAGAGATCACCGGCACGCTTCTTTATGCTAATGAGCTCCTGGCTGGCACGcgggcaacacacacacacacacacacacacgctggttgGGAGGGAGGACCGAGCCCCGGGGCCACCTGGGGGCCGCGCATTGTCCCGGCCCGGGTATATAAGGCGGACTGAGGTCGGTCGTGTGCCAGGATCAGCGGCTCACACGAGCTGACACACGCGAAGAGCAACACCTCCCGCAGAGCTCTGGACCAGAACCTTCCAGCACAAACTGCTGATGTGAGTCCCACACACCTGCTGCTCCcactctctctatctctctcactTATCTTCTTCTGGAGCTCCtctcacatcctcctcctccttctctccctcagaTGGACGCCTTATTCGCCGACATCGACAGCAACAGCTGCGACTTCTTCCCGCACtcggaggaggacgaggactcGTGCGGGAGCCCGCGCGCCTCCTCGCCCGACTCCTGCGCGCCCCCGCCggcgcagcagcagaagaagaggcgCCGTGGCCGCGCACGCAACGAGGTGACCGtgcaggtggtgaagaagacGCGGCGGCTGAAGGCCAACGACCGGGAGCGGAACCGCATGCACAACCTGAACGACGCGCTGGACGCGCTCCGCCGAGTTCTTCCCGCCTTCCCGGACGAGACCAAGCTCACCAAGATCGAGACTCTGCGCTTCGCCCACAACTACATCTGGGCTCTGTCCGAGACCATCCGCATCGCGGACCTGCAGGCGGGGAGGTCCATCAGAGACACGCGGAGCCCCGCCGACATCTGCGAGGCTCCGAGTCCCAGCGGATCCTGGAGCTCCAGCTCCGGCTCCTCCTGCGCCTCCAGCCCCGGCAGCCCCGCCACGCTCGACCGCTTCAGCTTGACGCAGCCGGACGCGCTGCTCGGTTTCTGCAGCTTCGTGCccaacatttactgagcagagTGACCGTAGACATTCTCGACGAGGAGGAACCGCTGGATTAAACGGAACCCAGTTTTGCCTTATTGACTGAACTTAATTTAATGATCTACTTTCTAGCCTTGTTTGTCGTTTATTTGCTCTGTAAACATGTTGCACTTTCCGCGCCAATTCAGTTTCTCAGCCTCGACGTGTCAaaggtgaaaagtcaattttacaatttgttgtgtgatgaaaaacaaaacagagcgtGAAAATCGAGTTTCAAGGGGCCAACAAAAGAATAGGCTCCCCAAAagaccccccctcccctcccctccaggCCCCCACACAGAGCCAGCCCTTGTTATTTATTCTTGGACTTGTTTTGTTCAAGACCACATTTGTACAGAAAGAGATTTTATCCTATTTGTCATTTTCTACAGAATAAAGTTCTAATGTTtttatcaaaatacatttgttgcCTAATTGAAGCCCACTCTCAAACTCACCtctggtgacctttgaccttagGAGAGACACTGCCTCGCCACCTGTCCGGAAGATGCAACAGTGggttttcttcatcatcatcatcatcatcatcatcgctgtTGTCGTCATtatcagcatcagcaccagtgATGAAGTCGTCTTcaccctcttcatcatcatcattgccaTCGTCATCACCACCtttaccatcatcatcatcttgttCATCTTCataatcaccatcatcttcatcatcactgtcgtcgtcatcttcaccatcaccatcatcatcatcatcatcatcatcatcaccagttTGTCCACACCTCTTTATTCTCCTCATAATTTCTTTCCCCACTCTGAGAGGCCATTGACTACCTCGAGCAGAGCAACGCACAACACCATGGCCTGaacaaaacacactttattACAGTGGTGTcaaaacatctttaaaaaaaaaaatatatatatatatatataacatatatataagaaaatacatatgtgtatactgtatatgtgtatatatgtctATATTTGGCCTTAGATTTgattttatgttgtgttttactttatcgatctatctatctatctatctatctatctatctatctatctatctatctatctatcgccTGCATGGCCCTGTCTCTTCCCCCCCCTCCCCTGTCACAGGGACACCCCCTCTCAGATTTTAAGGTTCAGTTCACCTAATCAAGTCCTGCTTGACCCTTGACCCCTGCTCCTCTGCAGGCACTAAAGTGCATCCAGTGCTCCTGTTGTGGAAGTCGGGGTAAGTGAAACTTTCTCAGGTCGCGGACGACAGCGTCCTTGAAATGGAGGGTTCTGCGGCGCTGCgtctctgactgtctgtctgctggaaTAATCTATGCAATCCACCATAAAGAAAGGTATAAATCAGACATTTAAGTTGGCCAGAGCCACGATGACCACAATGGCCAGGGAGGGGTGTCGGCATGGCGTGGGGTGGGAGCATAATGTAAAATAGTTAAAAGCTTATTAGAAGTGCTGAAAGGAGGCAGtgatttccactttgtttcggAACACCCCGAGCTCATCCTTTCAAGTGATTGTGAAGGGGGCAATTCAAATCTCTTTGGGCCCATATG includes these proteins:
- the neurog1 gene encoding neurogenin-1 gives rise to the protein MDALFADIDSNSCDFFPHSEEDEDSCGSPRASSPDSCAPPPAQQQKKRRRGRARNEVTVQVVKKTRRLKANDRERNRMHNLNDALDALRRVLPAFPDETKLTKIETLRFAHNYIWALSETIRIADLQAGRSIRDTRSPADICEAPSPSGSWSSSSGSSCASSPGSPATLDRFSLTQPDALLGFCSFVPNIY